The nucleotide sequence GCGCTGCGCTGAATGGCCTGCGCGATGATGGAGCGGGCGCTGCGCCGGGCTTCGGCGCTGGCCCGCTCGGTCATCGCCTTGACCCGGATGGCTTTTTCTTCCTCCAGTTCGGCGTCGAGCTGGCCCATGATCTGCTCGCGGGCCACCTCGGGCGAGAGCTGCGCGACCTCGTAGAGCCGCAGGTCGGCCTGACGCAGCCGCTCGGCCACCTCCTGCTCCTGTGTCTGCAACTCGCGCAGTCCGGCCCCGATGCGGTCTTCGAGGGCGTCGAGTTTGTCGCTGCGGGCGTCGAGCTGCTCGGCACGTCGCCCGAGCCGCTCGATTTCGCGCCCGAGTTCCTCACGTTCGCGCCGGGTTTCCTGCCGGTCGGCGTTCAGGGCCTCGCGCTGCTGCGCGGCGTCGGCTTTGGCCTGCTCGCGCTCGGCTTCCAGCTGCGCCCGCAGGGCACGCACCTGCTCGCGCTGCTCGTCGAGTCTGGCTTCGTGGGCGGCGGCCACGGCGTCACGCTCGGCGGCGTCCTGCCAGCGCCGCTCGGCCTCCTGGGTGCGCCGCTCGGCATCTTGAAGACGGCGCTCGGCGTCGTGCACCTGCCGGGCCGCGTCCTGCATCTTGCGGGTGGCGTCCTGCCGGTCCTGCTCGGCGGCTTCGTGCATCTCCCGCGCCTGGCGCTGGGCCTCGGCACGGATCTGCTGCGCTTCTGCCTGGGCTTCGCGCTGAAGGCGGTCGTCGATTTCGGCCTGCTGCCGGTGGCCGACGGCCCGCTGCACGAGAACCCCACCGATCAGTCCGAGCAGGAGGCCCACCATCACATACAGCATCTGCATGTTCTGTCTTGGCTCCTTTCGGACATTCAGGGCACTCGGCGGGCCTTGTGGGGCCGCGCCGCGCCCGGAGTGTTCCAGGGGTGAACACCTCGTCTGTGGCTCGGGAATGAAGGTGTTCGCCGCGCAGTCTAGCGGCATGGCGCCCCTGGTGAACCGTGCGGGGTTGAACCGCACGGGGCTGGACGGCAGACCGGGAGCGGGTGATACAACTCCTGCATGACCCAGACTCCCCCCGTTTCCGGCCCCGACGCGCCGGTACGCAGCGGTGTGCGCCAGGCCGTGCGGGATATTCCGGCCTATCCGTTCACGCCCATCGACGTGCCGTACAAGCTCGACCAGAACGAAAACCCCTACGATTTCCCGCCCGAACTCAAGCAGAAGGCCGCCGAGCGGCTGCTGGCCCACCCCTGGAACCGTTACCCCGACCTGCACGCCGACACGCTGCGCTCGGCCATCGCCCGCCATGAGGACTGGGACGCGGCGGGCGTGGTCATCACGCCGGGCAGCAACGTCCTGATCAAGATTCTGACCGAACTCGGCGGCATCGGGCAGACGGTCCTGACCACCGACCCCACCTTCAGCGTCTACACCCTGGAAGCGCAGATGCTCGGCGCCGAACTGGTGCTCACCCCGCTGAACCCCGACTTCTCGCTGCCGGTGGAAGCGACCTTGCAGGCCCTTGCCGCCCACGCGCCGGGCGTGTTCTACGTGACGCAGCCCCACGCGCCCACCGGCCACAGCGACCGCCCCGAAGACGTGCGCCGGGTGGTAGAAGTTGCCGACCGACTGGGCTGGGTCACGGTCATCGACGAGGCGTACTACCAGTACGCGGGCACCGACCACCGCGACCTGGTGCGGGCGGGCAAGAATGTGCTGTCGCTGCGGACCTTTTCCAAGGGCTGGGGGCTGGCGGGGGTGCGGGCGGGCTACCTGCTGGCCCACCCCGAACTCGCCGGGCAACTGCAAAAGCTGGTGTCGGCCTTCACCATCAACTTTCTGACGCAGGCGGTCATCGAAACGGCGCTCGAACACCCCGAGTACATGCGCGAGCGGGTGGCCGAAGGGATTGCCGAGCGCCAGCGCATCTTCGAGGCCGTGAAGGACCACCCCACCTGCACGGTGTTTCCCAGCACCACCAACTTCTTTCTGCTGAAAGTGCCCGACGCCGACGCCGCCTACCGGCACCTGCTCGACCACGGCATCGTCTGCCGCCGCCAGGACAAGCTGCGCGGGCTGGAAGGCTGCCTGCGGATTGCGGTGGGCGCTCCCCATGAAAACGACGCCCTGATTGCGGCGATTCTCGCGCTGCGCTGAGGGCCTGGGGGGTAGGGTGGGGCGGGGGCCGGGTGTGCCTGCCCGCCCGCTTCCTTTCTACGCTTATGCCTAACCTGTTCGACCCGCCCCCCGAGTTTCCGGCCCGCTCCGCGCTGCGCCGCGACTGCACGGCGTGCGGGGCGTGCTGCTCGGCGCCCGACATTCACGCGCTGGGCAAGCCGCTGGGAGTACCGTGCCGGTTTCTGGGAGCAGAAAACGCGGCGGGAGCGTGCCTGTGCGGGATTTACGGGGAGCGCCCGCCGGTATGCCGCAGCTACGCGCCCGACTGGGTGTGCGGCGAGGTGGCGCCGCTGCCGACGCTGGACGCCCGCATCCGGCGGTTTCTGGACATCTACGGGCTGGCGGAGGGCGGGACCGGGGCAGAACGGGGGCAGTAAACTGCCCGGCATGACCCACAGCCCCGACGCGGACACCCACGGCGGCATCACGCCCATCGAGTTCCGGCAGACCCTGGGCCGCTTCGCCAGCGGCGTGACCATCATCACCGCGCAGGACGGCGACGAACGCCGGGGCATGACCGCCAGCGCGTTCGTGTCGGTCAGCCTGACGCCGCCGCTGATTCTGGTCAGCGTGGACAAGCGGGCGCACATGCACGGCCTGCTGGGTCAGGAGGACGTGACCCACTTCGGCGTCAACATTCTGGGGGCCAACCAGCGCCATCTCAGCGACCATTTCGCCGGGCGGCCCGGTCCCGAGGAAAGCGTGCCCTGGTTCATGCACGAGCGCGTGCCGCTGATCGGGGGCACCATCGCGCAACTCGTGTGCCGCAAGGAGCAGGTCATTCCGGCGGGCGACCACACGCTGTACCTGGGCTTCGTGGAATACAGCCGCTACACCGACGACGACCCGCTGCTGTACTTTCGTGGGCAGTACCACGAACTCGGCTGAGCGGTGCCGGCCTCTGCGCTGCACCTGCTGATTGCCTTCGCGCTGGCGGGCCTGACCCGGCTGGTGGCCTATCCCCTCGACCTCGGCGGGGGCCGCCAGATAGACGCGCTGGACGCCTTTTTGCTGATGTTCGCGCTGGTGAACCTGCGCCTGGGCTGGAGCGCCGCCAGCGCGGAACACGGGGGGCGAGCGCCCGCGTGGTTCGTGGTGGCGGCCCTGCTCGCGGCGGCGGGCATCACCTTTGCGATGATGTCGGCGCTGACGCCCGCGTAGTCCTGGCAACGAACCGGGACTTCCCCAGGCGCGGGGAGTTTCTTTTGGAGGACGCTTCGTTCGTCTCTGGTTCCTAATACGGATTCCGATTGAATCTGGTAGTTTCAGATTCAATCCGAGCGGATGCGAGTAGGAAAAAATACGGGTTACGCGATATGGATGCACAGGCGGCGCTTTCCCGACTGTGCGGGAATTAAGCGGAATCCGTATAAGCTGGGATGATGCGGTCTCAGGTTCATCTCCGGCTCGGCGTGGTTGTTGTGCTGCTGGTCGCTCTGTCCTGGCCGCGTGACAGCGGCACGGTTGCCCGCGAATGGCCGGGGCCTGCCGGAACACGCTGGGCGGGCCTCCAACTGCGGGGAGTGCAGCGGTACGGCGGCTTTTTCAGCAATGTCGGCCTCACAGGTCAGTCTCTGGAGCTGCGCTGCCGCCGCTTTCCCGCCTTGAGAATCCGCACCGAATACTGGCCCGGCCCCGAGTGGCGCGGCTGGGCCGAGTGGAAAACCGACCGGGTGACGTACCAGCCGGGGTGGAAAAACGCCACCCCCAGAAATGAGCCAGTCAGCCTCGGCGCTCCTTGGTGGCTGAACCTTTGTCCGGCGTGAGGAAACCGGACGCTCCGGCGGCGTTCAGTCCGAGGACGTTCTAGAGCAGTTCTCCGAATTACGTGATGCGCGGAACGGCACCCCGCATCACTCCATTCTCTCCTGCGGACTCGCAGAGCTGCCCCGCAGAGCTTTGCAAGTCCGTCCTGCTCAGTGTTTTGCACTCGCTCTCTGCGAGCTGTCCCAGTCCGCTCGCCAAAAAGACGTTGCGTCTTTTTGTCAAATGCTCTATTCAGGCAGGTTCGGCATGGCCCACTTGAAGGGGCGGCGCAAACCCCCGCAGCCGCAGCGCGTTGGTCAGGACGAACACGCTGCTCAGGCCCATCGCCGCCGCCGCGAGTACCGGCGAAAGGCTCAGGCCCCAGCGTGAGAACAGGCCCGCCGCCACCGGAATCAGCACCACGTTGTAGGCGAAGGCCCAGAACAGGTTCATCTTGATGTTGCCGATCACGGCGCGGCTCAGGGCGATGGCGTTGGGCACGCCGCGCAGGTCGCCGGACATCAGAATCACGTCGGCGGTTTCCACGGCCACGTCGGTGCCGGTGCCGATGGCGATGCCCACGTCGGCTTTCGCCAGCGCGGGCGCGTCGTTGATGCCGTCGCCCACGAAGGCCACCCGCTTGCCTCCCGCCTGCAATTCGTCCACCGCCTGCGCCTTGCCTTCGGGCAGCACCTCGGCCAGCACGGTGGAAATGCCCGCTTCACGCGCCACGGCCTGCGCGGTGGCCTGCGCGTCGCCTGTCACCATCGCCACGTCCACGCCCTGCGCCCCCAGCGTGCGAATGGCCTGGGTGCTGCCCTCGCGCACCGGGTCGGCCACGCCCAGCAGCCCGGCGAGTTGCCCGTCTACGGCGATAAAAACGGGCGTTCTGGCCTGCGCCGCCAGTGCCTCGGCCTTGGTGCCCAGTTCACCCAGCGGGATATTCAGCCGCGCCATGAACCGCGCCGCCCCGATGTCCACCTGTCGCCCGTCCACCTCGGCCCGAATGCCGTAGCCGGGAAAGGCTTCGAAGGTCGAGGGCTGAGGGGAGACGGTGGAGGGGTGTCTGGCCTGCGCCGCCCGCTCGATCGCCCGGGCCAGCGGGTGCTCGGAAGGCCCTTCAGCTATAGCGGCGAGCCTCAGCAGTTCTCCATCATCCATCATCCATCTACCATCAACATCTGTAACCTCCATCACCCCCCGCGTCACCGTTCCCGTCTTGTCCACCGCCACCGTCTGCGCCTCGCCCAGCGCCTCCAGCGCCGCCCCGCTGCGAAACAGCACGCCGAGCTGCGCGGCCCGGCCCGAACCGACCATGATGCTGACGGGCGTGGCGAGGCCCATTGCGCACGGGCAGGCGATGATGAGCACGGCGACGGTGTGAATCAGCGCGTTCGAGAGCGCCGAGGGGCCGCCCACGTACAGCCACGCCAGAAACGTGACCAGCGAGGTGGCCAGCACCAGCGGCACGAACTGCGCCACCACCCGGTCGGCCAGGCCCTGAATCGGCGGGCGACTGCTCTGCGCGTCCTCCACCAGCCGGATAATCCGTGAAAGGGCCGTGTCTGCCCCCACCCCGGTTGCGCGGAAGGTCAGAGTGCCGTTGCCGTTGACGGTGCCGCCCGTGACCCGGGCACCGGGGGCCTTGTGAACCGGCACGCTTTCGCCCGTCAGCATCGACTCGTCCACGTAGCTCTCGCCGCTCAGAACCTCGCCGTCCACCGGCAGCCGCTCGCCGGAGCGCACCAGCACAGTGTCGCCCACCCGCACGGCCTCCACCGGCAGTTCGGCGACCTCGGTGCCGCGCTGCACCCGCGCGGTCTGGGGTTGCAGCTCCAGCAGGCTGCGCATGGCCTCGCTGCTGCGGCCCTTGGCGACGGCCTCGAAGTATTTGCCGAGCAGAATCAGGGTGATGACCACCGCCGACGCCTCGAAATAGACGTGGCGGCTGCCCGCCGGAAACCACTGCGGAAACAGCGTCACCGCGAGGCTGTAGAGGAAGGCGGCGGACGTGCCCAGCATGACCAGCGTGTTCATGTCGGGGCTGCGGTGCCGGGCGGCGGCCCACCCCGTGCGGTAAAAGCGCAGGCCGGGGCCGAACTGCACTGGAGCGGCGAGGGCGAGCATGAGCAGGTTGAGGGTGCGCTCACCCACCGCGCCCAGCAGCCAGTGGTGCAGCGGCGGGTAGAGCATCGGCACCATGCTGACGACGAACAGCGGCACGGCAAAGAGGGCGGCGAAGGTCAGCGCCTTTTTCAGCTCGCTCACTTCGTGGGCCTTGCGCTCGCGTTCGGCGTCCAGGCGGGACGTGGCCTGCTCACCCTCCGCTTCCGGCACCTCGTAGCCAGCGCTCACGACGGCGGCTTTCAGTTCGGCGGGCGAGACGCTGGCGGGCAGGTAGCGCACGCTGGCCCGCTCGGTCGCCAGGTTGACCGACGCGCTCAGCACGCCCTCCTGCTTGCCCAGCGCCCGCTCGACCCGCCCCACGCAGGCGGCGCAGGTCATGCCCCCGACAGGAAAGGACATTTCGGCGGTCGGCGCGTCGTAGCCGGTGTCCACGACCTGCTGCACCAGGGCGGCGGCGCTGGTCACGGCGGGGTCGAACGTGACGCTGGCCCGCTCGGTGGCGAGGTTCACGCTGGCGTCCTGCACGCCCTCCACCTTCTTCAGCCCGCGCTCCACCCGCCCCACGCACGCGGCGCAGGTCATGCCGGAAACGTCCAGGGTGATGGTCTTCATGCTGAGGAGTATATCCCCTGTGGGGGGATTGTGGTGCAGAAGGCTGATGGCAGATGGCAAAAGGCCCTCTTTAGCCATCTGCCATTAGCCATCTGCCATCCGCACTCCTTGACATCCCCCCCCACCGGGTCTACCCTGGAGCCATGCAAACCGAACTGAACGTGACAGGCATGAGCTGCGGGCACTGCGTGAAGGCTGTGGAGGGTGCTCTGAAGGCAGTTCCCGGTGTGGAGCAGGTGCAGGTGTCGCTGGAAGGCGGCAAGGCCACCGTGGAGGGCAACGCCGACGCGCAGGCGCTGCTGGCCGCCGTCAGGGAAGAAGGCTACGGCGCCGAGGTGGCCGGGCAGTGAAGCGCGTGCTGGTCGTCTGCGCCCTGCTGGTGGGCGCGGCGCAGGCCCAGAGCGGGCACGCCGGGCACAGCATGGGCGGCGTGACCACCGGGGCCTCCATGCAGGCCATGAACAAGCAGATGATGTCGGCGCTCAGGCCCCTCAAGGGCCGCGCCTTCGACATTCGCTTCGCGCAACTGATGATGGACCACCACCAGATGGCGCTGGACATGGCGGGCCAGGCCCTCGCCAGCGGCAAAAACGCCCGCGTGAAGGCCGAGGCCAAAAAGGTGATTGCCGCGCAGAAAAAGGAAATCGCGCTGATGACCGGCTGGCTGCGCAAGTGGACGGGCAAGGTGTACGTGCCCCAGACCATGCCGATGGTGATGACCGGCAACGTCAACACCGACCGCTGGTTCCTGACCGAGATGATTCCCCACCACCAGGGCGCGGTGGACATGAGCAAACTCGCCGCCACCCGCAGCGGCAGCAGCGAGGTCAAGAAGCTGGCCCTGAGCATCATCAAGACCCAGACGGTGGAGATGAATACCTACAGGGCGCTGCTCAAGACGGTCAAGTAAGCGGGTCTAGAGCAGTTCTCCGAATTACGTGATGCGCGGAACAGCGCCCCGCATCACTCCATTCTCCGCCCTGCTCAGTGTTTTGCACTCGCTCCGCTCGCCAAAAAGACGTTGCGTCTTTTTGTCAAATGCTCTAAGCGTCTAAAAGTCTGAGGGTCTAAGGGGGTCGGTGTGTGGCCTCCTTTCGCTCTTTCGGGGGACAAAATGAAACGAATGGCATTGGCCTTTTTGTTGGCTGGTACGCCCTTTTCTTCGGTGGCGCAGGCGGGTGGGGGCGGCGCTCCTGTCTCCGACTTGCGGCGACCCCTGCTGGAACTGAGTGGAAAAGCCTTTGACCTGGCCTGGTTGGACGCGATGCGGTCCCAACAGGAAATCTTGGCGGGCCTCAGCGAACTGGAGCGCCTGCATGGGCAAAGGTCCGCCCTGAAAAGCTGGGCCACCATTGACAAAAAGGAGCGTCTGGCGCGGGGCGAACATTTGCGGACCCTCCGTGACCAACTCGAACCGCCCACGGCGACGACGCATACCGATGTGGTCGTCGCCATTGTCAATAGCAGCGAAAAAGACCTGCTCACCCACTTTGACTCCTTCTTCCTGAGCGAGTATCCCAGTCAGGCGGCTCAAAGTGTGGCTTTGGCGCGGCTGGGCCTGAACAAAAGTCGGAGCGCTGTCATCCAGCGAGAAGCGGCGTCGGCGCTGGCCTACGAGGCAACGCGAATGAACGAATTGAGAACCCTAAAATGACCGACCAAAACCCCTGCTCCCCTCACTGCCCCACCGACGCCGACCACCTCTGTATGCCCGCAGAGGCCCGCAAACGCGCCCGCCACCGCCTGAGCATCGCGCGGGGGCATCTGGAAAGCATCGTCAAGATGCTGGACGAGGAAGACGTGTACTGCGTGGACGTGCTGCGCCAGATTCGCGCCGTGCAGGGTGCCCTGACCGGGGCTTCCGACGTGGTGCTGCGCGGGCATCTGGA is from Deinococcus wulumuqiensis R12 and encodes:
- a CDS encoding pyridoxal phosphate-dependent aminotransferase, with product MTQTPPVSGPDAPVRSGVRQAVRDIPAYPFTPIDVPYKLDQNENPYDFPPELKQKAAERLLAHPWNRYPDLHADTLRSAIARHEDWDAAGVVITPGSNVLIKILTELGGIGQTVLTTDPTFSVYTLEAQMLGAELVLTPLNPDFSLPVEATLQALAAHAPGVFYVTQPHAPTGHSDRPEDVRRVVEVADRLGWVTVIDEAYYQYAGTDHRDLVRAGKNVLSLRTFSKGWGLAGVRAGYLLAHPELAGQLQKLVSAFTINFLTQAVIETALEHPEYMRERVAEGIAERQRIFEAVKDHPTCTVFPSTTNFFLLKVPDADAAYRHLLDHGIVCRRQDKLRGLEGCLRIAVGAPHENDALIAAILALR
- a CDS encoding YkgJ family cysteine cluster protein; translated protein: MPNLFDPPPEFPARSALRRDCTACGACCSAPDIHALGKPLGVPCRFLGAENAAGACLCGIYGERPPVCRSYAPDWVCGEVAPLPTLDARIRRFLDIYGLAEGGTGAERGQ
- a CDS encoding flavin reductase family protein yields the protein MTHSPDADTHGGITPIEFRQTLGRFASGVTIITAQDGDERRGMTASAFVSVSLTPPLILVSVDKRAHMHGLLGQEDVTHFGVNILGANQRHLSDHFAGRPGPEESVPWFMHERVPLIGGTIAQLVCRKEQVIPAGDHTLYLGFVEYSRYTDDDPLLYFRGQYHELG
- a CDS encoding heavy metal translocating P-type ATPase, producing the protein MKTITLDVSGMTCAACVGRVERGLKKVEGVQDASVNLATERASVTFDPAVTSAAALVQQVVDTGYDAPTAEMSFPVGGMTCAACVGRVERALGKQEGVLSASVNLATERASVRYLPASVSPAELKAAVVSAGYEVPEAEGEQATSRLDAERERKAHEVSELKKALTFAALFAVPLFVVSMVPMLYPPLHHWLLGAVGERTLNLLMLALAAPVQFGPGLRFYRTGWAAARHRSPDMNTLVMLGTSAAFLYSLAVTLFPQWFPAGSRHVYFEASAVVITLILLGKYFEAVAKGRSSEAMRSLLELQPQTARVQRGTEVAELPVEAVRVGDTVLVRSGERLPVDGEVLSGESYVDESMLTGESVPVHKAPGARVTGGTVNGNGTLTFRATGVGADTALSRIIRLVEDAQSSRPPIQGLADRVVAQFVPLVLATSLVTFLAWLYVGGPSALSNALIHTVAVLIIACPCAMGLATPVSIMVGSGRAAQLGVLFRSGAALEALGEAQTVAVDKTGTVTRGVMEVTDVDGRWMMDDGELLRLAAIAEGPSEHPLARAIERAAQARHPSTVSPQPSTFEAFPGYGIRAEVDGRQVDIGAARFMARLNIPLGELGTKAEALAAQARTPVFIAVDGQLAGLLGVADPVREGSTQAIRTLGAQGVDVAMVTGDAQATAQAVAREAGISTVLAEVLPEGKAQAVDELQAGGKRVAFVGDGINDAPALAKADVGIAIGTGTDVAVETADVILMSGDLRGVPNAIALSRAVIGNIKMNLFWAFAYNVVLIPVAAGLFSRWGLSLSPVLAAAAMGLSSVFVLTNALRLRGFAPPLQVGHAEPA
- a CDS encoding CopZ family metallochaperone, whose protein sequence is MQTELNVTGMSCGHCVKAVEGALKAVPGVEQVQVSLEGGKATVEGNADAQALLAAVREEGYGAEVAGQ
- a CDS encoding DUF305 domain-containing protein, which codes for MKRVLVVCALLVGAAQAQSGHAGHSMGGVTTGASMQAMNKQMMSALRPLKGRAFDIRFAQLMMDHHQMALDMAGQALASGKNARVKAEAKKVIAAQKKEIALMTGWLRKWTGKVYVPQTMPMVMTGNVNTDRWFLTEMIPHHQGAVDMSKLAATRSGSSEVKKLALSIIKTQTVEMNTYRALLKTVK
- a CDS encoding metal-sensitive transcriptional regulator, whose amino-acid sequence is MTDQNPCSPHCPTDADHLCMPAEARKRARHRLSIARGHLESIVKMLDEEDVYCVDVLRQIRAVQGALTGASDVVLRGHLEAHVATAAGRGDTVEMVDELMEALRYR